The proteins below are encoded in one region of Xenopus laevis strain J_2021 chromosome 8L, Xenopus_laevis_v10.1, whole genome shotgun sequence:
- the rpl36a.L gene encoding ribosomal protein L36a L homeolog, which produces MVNVPKTRRTYCKKCGRHQPHKVTQYKKGKDSLYAQGKRRYDRKQSGYGGQTKPIFRKKAKTTKKIVLRLECVDSNCRSKRMLAIKRCKHFELGGDKKRKGQVIQF; this is translated from the exons GTGAATGTTCCCAAGACCCGCCGGACCTACTGCAAGAAATGTGGCAGGCATCAGCCACACAAAGTGACCCAATACAAGAAGGGCAAGGATTCTCTGTACGCCCAGG gaaaaaggCGTTATGACCGCAAACAAAGCGGCTATGGTGGCCAGACCAAGCCAATTTTCAGAAAGAAG GCTAAGACCACAAAGAAGATTGTCTTGAGACTGGAGTGTGTTGACTCAAACTGCCGATCAAAGAGAATGCTGGCAATCAAGCGATGCAAGCACTTTGAATTGGGAGGGGACAAGAAGAGAAAG ggtcaaGTCATCCAGTTCTAA
- the rpl36a.L gene encoding ribosomal protein L36a L homeolog isoform X1: MPECATAVNVPKTRRTYCKKCGRHQPHKVTQYKKGKDSLYAQGKRRYDRKQSGYGGQTKPIFRKKAKTTKKIVLRLECVDSNCRSKRMLAIKRCKHFELGGDKKRKGQVIQF, encoded by the exons GTGAATGTTCCCAAGACCCGCCGGACCTACTGCAAGAAATGTGGCAGGCATCAGCCACACAAAGTGACCCAATACAAGAAGGGCAAGGATTCTCTGTACGCCCAGG gaaaaaggCGTTATGACCGCAAACAAAGCGGCTATGGTGGCCAGACCAAGCCAATTTTCAGAAAGAAG GCTAAGACCACAAAGAAGATTGTCTTGAGACTGGAGTGTGTTGACTCAAACTGCCGATCAAAGAGAATGCTGGCAATCAAGCGATGCAAGCACTTTGAATTGGGAGGGGACAAGAAGAGAAAG ggtcaaGTCATCCAGTTCTAA